The genomic segment AAGAATCTGGAGCAGAAGTATTAATTACCGGAGGAGGAATGTCAGTTGATCCTGATGATTTGACCCCAAAGGGAATAAGAAATACTGGAGCTGAAATTGTTAAGTATGGTGTGCCAGTATTGCCTGGAAATAAATTAATGTTGGCTTATTGGGATGGTATACCTGTACTAGGTTTACCGGCTTGTGTTATTTTTGAGGAAATTACTGTCTTTGATCTTATTTATCCCCGTCTTTTAACTGGAGAAGAATTCACAAGAAATGATTTGATAGAATTAAGTTATGGTGGATATTGTTATCATTGTGATGTATGTCAGTTTCCTCAGTGTTCTTTTGGTAAAATTTAAATGAAGTTATAATAATAAAATTTCTGACAAAGGTATTGCTGTTGGTGTGAAGTCGTAGAAGTTGTTTTACATTTGATTAATAAAAAGTTAGCGGAAGGGGTAGTTAAAATGGAACAGATTGAATTTTACAGAAAAATAGCAACTGCTTATAAGCAGAAGGAACAAGCAATGATAGGTACAATTACTGCTGTCAAAGAAAATAATAATTTTGAATTTGATCCGGTAGGTAGTAAAATTCTTCTCCGGCAGGAAGATAGATTAGCTTATCCAGCTAATAGCTTGGAGTTGTGGCAAATAATTCTGGATAATATAGATGCTGCTGACCAGTTAATAGACTTGAAACAGCCAGCATTAAACAAGGTAGAAATCGATTCAGGAAGTGAAATGGAAGTTTATTTTGAGCCAGTTATAGAAGAACCCCGGTTATTAATTTTTGGAGCAGGCCATGTTGCTCAATCTTTAGCTCAGGTAAGTAAGATGGCAGATTTTAAAGTTACGGTAATGGATGATAGAGAAGATATGGTAAATAGGCAACGTTATCCTCAAGCTGATAAGTTAGTCTGTGCTGAGTTTGATGAATACTTAGAAAATGTACAGATTAAAGAAAATGATTATTTAGTTATT from the Acetohalobium arabaticum DSM 5501 genome contains:
- a CDS encoding XdhC family protein; translated protein: MEQIEFYRKIATAYKQKEQAMIGTITAVKENNNFEFDPVGSKILLRQEDRLAYPANSLELWQIILDNIDAADQLIDLKQPALNKVEIDSGSEMEVYFEPVIEEPRLLIFGAGHVAQSLAQVSKMADFKVTVMDDREDMVNRQRYPQADKLVCAEFDEYLENVQIKENDYLVIVTRGHQHDYDVLREVIDSKARYIGMIGSSRKVKILFKNLQEKEGISQELIDKVYAPIGVDIASETPAEIAISIIAEIISIRRGK